One Coregonus clupeaformis isolate EN_2021a chromosome 21, ASM2061545v1, whole genome shotgun sequence DNA window includes the following coding sequences:
- the LOC121534633 gene encoding protein transport protein Sec61 subunit gamma, which yields MDQVMQFVEPSRQFVKDSIRLVKRCTKPDRKEFSKIAMATAIGFAIMGFIGFFVKLIHIPINNIIVGG from the exons ATGGACCAAGTAATGCAATTTGTGGAGCCCAGTCGGCAGTTTGTGAAGGACTCGATAAGGCTTGTGAAGAGGTGTACCAAGCCTGACAGAAAAG AATTCTCGAAGATTGCCATGGCCACAGCGATAGGTTTTGCTATCATGGGCTTCATTGGTTTCTTCGTCAAACTCATCCACATCCCAATCAACAACATCATTGT TGGTGGTTGA